The Candidatus Deferrimicrobiaceae bacterium genomic sequence GCCGGCGACGATCGACGCCTTCCGCGACCACGGCAACGTCGCCGATGCGCTGACCGGGAGCGTCGAGGCCGCGCATGCGGTTCTCGAGGATCTCGGACTGCTTGGCATCGGCATCGAGGAAGTCTGCGCGCAACTCGAAAAAGAGGGGGTCGCAAGCTTCACGGCGTCGTACCGGACGCTGTTGGCAGCGATCGGGAAGCGGATGGCCGAGGGGTAACATCATGCGCGTCGCAATGATCGGGCTTGGGAAGATGGGGCTCAACATGGCGCGCCGCCTGCTGAAGGGCGGCCACGAGGTCGTGGGGTGGGCCCGGTCGGCGCCGTCGGTCGACCTGGCCGTCAAAGAGGGAGCGATCCCCGCCGCGTCGCTGGCCGACGCGGTCCGGCAGCTTTCCGCGCCCCGCGTGGTCTGGCTCATGATCCCGGCGGGCGAGCCGGTTTCCGCCTCCGTTCGCGAGCTGGCGGAGCTTTTATCCCCGGGGGACGTCGTCGTCGACGGGGGCAACTCGCGCTATTCCGACTCGGCTCCGCGCGCGGCGCTGCTCGCCGAGAAGGGGATCCGCTACGCCGATGCCGGCACTAGCGGCGGCGTCTGGGGGCTGACGGTCGGCTATTGCCTCATGGTGGGCTGCGAACCCGACACGTTCGCGGTCATCGAACCGCTGCTCGCGACGCTCGCGCCTCCCGGCGGCTATCTGCACGCCGGCCCCTGCGGCGCGGGCCACTACGTCAAGATGGTGCACAACGGCATCGAGTACGGGCTGATGCAGGCGTATGCCGAGGGGTTCGACCTGCTCGACGCGGCGCCCTTCCCGGTCGACCTGCACGCGGTGGCGGCGCTCTGGAACAAGGGAAGCGTCGTCCGGTCGTGGCTGCTCGAGCTGACCGAGAGCGCCCTGGCCGACGATCCGAAGCTCTCGGGGCTCTCTCCCTGGGTCGACGATTCCGGCGAGGGGCGCTGGACGGTCGAGCAGGCGATCGACTCGGGCGTCCCACTCCCCGCCATCTCGCAGGCGCTCTTCACCCGCTTCGCCTCGCGGCGTGAAAACCCGTTCAGCGTCCGGCTGCTTGCCGCGCTCCGCAACCAGTTCGGCGGCCACGCGGTCAAGCCCGCCCCCGCCGAACCGAAGAAGGGATGATCTTACCGTGAACGGGCAGACGCCCCCGAACGGCGCGTCGATCCCGGCGCCGTGCCTGCTCGTGATTTTCGGCGCCTCGGGCGACCTCACCTCCCGCAAGCTGGTCCCCTCCCTGTTCAGCCTGCACCGCGACGGGCTGCTTCCCGGGCGTTTCGCCGTGCTCGGCGTGTCGCGTACGCCGATGACCGACGGTGCGTTCCGCGACCGGCTCCGGACGGCTGCGGCCGAATTCGGCGGCGGGGATTTCGACGGGGGGGCCTGGGACGCCTTCGCGCCATCCCTTTTCTACCAGGCCGGCGACGTCTCCGACGAGGCCTCGCTTCGCGCCGTCGGCGAGCGAGCCGCCGAGTTGTGCGCCGCGCGGGACATCCCGGGGAACGTGATGTTTTACGCCGCGGTCGCCCCGCGCTTCTACGGCCCGCTGGTGCAGGCCATCGGACGCGCCGGGCTTGCCGTCCCCTCCGAGGCGCTGCCGGGTTATCGCCGCATCGTCATCGAGAAGCCGTTCGGGGAAGACCTCGCGAGCGCCCGGGCGCTCGCGGGCGAGGTGAACGCCGTCTTCCGCGAATCGCAGATCTACCGGATCGACCACTATCTCGGCAAGGAAACCGTCCAGAACATGCTCGTGTTCCGCTTCGCCAACGGCATCTTCGAGCCGATCTGGAACCGGAACTACGTCGACCATGTCCAGATCACCGTGGCCGAGACGCTCGGCGTCGAGGGGCGCGGCGACTATTACGAGGGCGCCGGGGCGGTGCGCGACATGGTCCAGAACCACCTGATGCAACTGCTCGCCCTCGTGGCGATGGAGCCGCCGGTGTCGCTCTCGGCCGACGACGTCCGCGACGAGAAGCACAAGGTGGTCCACGCGATCGAGCGGACGCCGCCCGAGGCGCTGGCGCGGGCATCCGTCCGGGGGCAGTACGCCGGCTACCGGTCCGAGCGCAACGTGTCGCCCTCCTCGCAGACCGAGACCTTCGCGGCGTTCCGGTTCACGATCGACAACTGGCGTTGGGGCGGGGTTCCCTTCTACCTGCGCACCGGGAAGCGGATGGGGAAGGCGCTTTCCGAGATCGCCATTTGCTTCCGTCCCGCGCCCACGCTGCTGTTCGGCGGCACGCCATGCGGGCAGATGGAGTCCAACTGGCTCGTGATCAACGTCCAGCCCGACGAGGGGATCTACCTGCGCTTCGGCGCCAAGACGCCGGGTCCCGCGCTCTGCGTCCGGCCGGTCGAGTTCTCGTTCAATTACCGGGAGGCGTTCGGCGGGAAGGAAGCGTCTCCCTACAGCCGGCTGCTAGTCGATGCGATGCTCGGCGACGCCACGCTTTTCCCCCGCATGGACTCGGTCGAGACGGCCTGGGCGTTGCTCGACCCCTTCCTGTCGCGG encodes the following:
- the gnd gene encoding decarboxylating 6-phosphogluconate dehydrogenase; protein product: MRVAMIGLGKMGLNMARRLLKGGHEVVGWARSAPSVDLAVKEGAIPAASLADAVRQLSAPRVVWLMIPAGEPVSASVRELAELLSPGDVVVDGGNSRYSDSAPRAALLAEKGIRYADAGTSGGVWGLTVGYCLMVGCEPDTFAVIEPLLATLAPPGGYLHAGPCGAGHYVKMVHNGIEYGLMQAYAEGFDLLDAAPFPVDLHAVAALWNKGSVVRSWLLELTESALADDPKLSGLSPWVDDSGEGRWTVEQAIDSGVPLPAISQALFTRFASRRENPFSVRLLAALRNQFGGHAVKPAPAEPKKG
- the zwf gene encoding glucose-6-phosphate dehydrogenase; this translates as MNGQTPPNGASIPAPCLLVIFGASGDLTSRKLVPSLFSLHRDGLLPGRFAVLGVSRTPMTDGAFRDRLRTAAAEFGGGDFDGGAWDAFAPSLFYQAGDVSDEASLRAVGERAAELCAARDIPGNVMFYAAVAPRFYGPLVQAIGRAGLAVPSEALPGYRRIVIEKPFGEDLASARALAGEVNAVFRESQIYRIDHYLGKETVQNMLVFRFANGIFEPIWNRNYVDHVQITVAETLGVEGRGDYYEGAGAVRDMVQNHLMQLLALVAMEPPVSLSADDVRDEKHKVVHAIERTPPEALARASVRGQYAGYRSERNVSPSSQTETFAAFRFTIDNWRWGGVPFYLRTGKRMGKALSEIAICFRPAPTLLFGGTPCGQMESNWLVINVQPDEGIYLRFGAKTPGPALCVRPVEFSFNYREAFGGKEASPYSRLLVDAMLGDATLFPRMDSVETAWALLDPFLSRWKADPGADLFFYEPGTNGPAEAGNVFGGRGGWRTP